A portion of the Natronococcus sp. AD-5 genome contains these proteins:
- a CDS encoding AI-2E family transporter: MTANANAARRRRYVLAGVVAALGVATGAILLEVLGTILFALTVAYVLLPVQKWLVRRGLSEWTGAVAATLIGFAGAIAVFSPIVLTLYVRTEEVIALVEDVPPEIPVAAFDVTYTIDVGEVQTLAVNFLRDVAVSIASSLPVLAIKFALFVILLFALLYKGDAAGRAAVAPVPHEYRDVVYALAARARETLYAIYVLQLATSVASLLIGYPLFWLLGYDMAFTLALFAAILQFVPIIGPSLLVAPIALYHVAAGELAAAALVGVLGIGLVAWFPDVAVRPRLARRSAGLPGSLYFVGFTGGLFTLGAIGIVVGPLIVAVFVEAVDLLADEVNGDATFDDLAAADPDAPAEPAEAEPGGSSDD; this comes from the coding sequence GTGACGGCGAACGCGAACGCAGCGCGGAGGCGTCGCTACGTGCTCGCCGGCGTCGTTGCGGCGCTCGGCGTCGCGACCGGCGCGATCCTGCTCGAGGTTCTCGGGACGATCCTCTTCGCACTGACGGTCGCGTACGTCCTGCTTCCCGTACAGAAGTGGCTGGTCAGGCGGGGGCTCTCCGAGTGGACGGGGGCCGTCGCCGCGACGCTAATCGGGTTCGCGGGTGCCATCGCCGTCTTCTCGCCGATCGTTCTCACGCTGTACGTCCGAACCGAGGAGGTGATCGCCCTCGTCGAGGACGTTCCGCCGGAGATACCGGTCGCGGCGTTCGACGTCACGTACACGATAGACGTCGGCGAGGTCCAGACGCTCGCGGTGAATTTCCTGCGCGACGTTGCCGTTTCCATCGCCTCGTCCCTGCCGGTGCTCGCGATCAAGTTCGCCCTCTTCGTCATCCTGCTGTTCGCGCTGCTGTACAAGGGCGACGCGGCCGGACGAGCGGCCGTCGCGCCCGTTCCGCACGAGTACCGCGACGTCGTCTACGCGCTCGCCGCTCGAGCCCGGGAGACGCTGTACGCGATCTACGTGTTGCAACTCGCCACGTCGGTCGCCTCGCTGCTGATCGGCTACCCGCTGTTCTGGCTGCTGGGCTACGACATGGCCTTCACGCTCGCGCTGTTCGCCGCGATCTTGCAGTTCGTGCCGATCATCGGGCCGAGCCTGCTCGTCGCGCCGATCGCGCTCTACCACGTCGCCGCGGGCGAACTCGCCGCGGCGGCGCTGGTCGGGGTCCTCGGTATCGGGTTAGTTGCCTGGTTCCCCGACGTCGCCGTTCGACCGCGACTCGCCCGCCGCTCGGCCGGGCTGCCGGGCAGCCTCTACTTCGTCGGCTTCACCGGCGGCCTCTTCACGCTCGGCGCGATCGGGATCGTCGTCGGCCCGCTGATCGTCGCGGTCTTCGTCGAGGCGGTCGACCTGCTGGCCGACGAGGTCAACGGCGACGCGACGTTCGACGACCTCGCGGCGGCGGACCCCGACGCGCCGGCGGAGCCCGCCGAGGCGGAACCCGGCGGCTCGTCGGATGACTGA
- a CDS encoding thiamine ABC transporter substrate-binding protein, translating to MERRAVVRAVGGGALAGLAGCFFREATEEEEPTPVDQGDPEPDEPDLEGTLRVATTESMVRGERAADEGLRELFEEEFPDAELQWTIPEAGLEHYVRRARQEADIDADVYFGLTPAALARVDGRLEGGALFRELNRERIAAADRVRDRLEFSDPNGRVLPSGVRYSCLLYDDAELEAPETLAELTDPEYEGTLLVPNPERDDSGLAFLLWTIDAFGGDDALDYWRDLDDNGVRITDGWTASDEAYAAAERPLSVAYSTDPVLAGREDRDPDRYRIAFPDDQGYETPLGMAIFERAEKLDLAYDFLNFALSNEVQAELADRHLQIPAVGDAFVDLDEAFEERTETPIETVSIGYDRLRADLDDWLDDWSGAIDVE from the coding sequence ATGGAACGGCGTGCCGTCGTACGAGCCGTCGGCGGCGGAGCACTCGCCGGGCTGGCCGGCTGTTTCTTCCGCGAAGCGACCGAGGAGGAGGAACCGACCCCCGTCGACCAGGGCGATCCCGAACCCGACGAGCCCGACCTCGAGGGGACGCTCCGGGTCGCCACCACCGAATCGATGGTCCGCGGCGAGCGAGCCGCCGACGAGGGGCTCAGAGAGCTGTTCGAAGAGGAGTTTCCCGACGCGGAACTCCAGTGGACGATCCCGGAAGCCGGCCTCGAGCACTACGTTCGACGCGCCCGCCAGGAGGCCGACATCGACGCGGACGTCTACTTCGGACTCACCCCGGCCGCTCTCGCACGGGTCGACGGTCGCCTCGAGGGCGGCGCGCTCTTCCGCGAGCTCAACCGGGAGCGGATCGCGGCCGCCGACCGCGTCCGCGATCGCCTCGAGTTCAGCGATCCGAACGGTCGCGTCCTCCCCTCGGGCGTGCGATACAGCTGCCTGCTGTACGACGACGCCGAACTCGAGGCTCCCGAGACGCTCGCGGAGCTGACCGATCCCGAGTACGAGGGGACGCTACTGGTCCCGAACCCCGAGCGCGACGACTCGGGGCTGGCGTTTCTCCTCTGGACGATCGACGCCTTCGGAGGCGACGACGCCCTCGACTACTGGCGCGACCTCGACGACAACGGCGTCCGGATCACCGACGGCTGGACGGCGTCCGACGAGGCCTATGCAGCCGCCGAGCGACCGCTGTCCGTCGCCTACTCGACCGATCCGGTGCTCGCCGGACGGGAGGATCGGGATCCTGACCGGTACCGGATCGCGTTTCCGGACGATCAGGGGTACGAGACGCCGCTCGGGATGGCCATCTTCGAGCGGGCGGAGAAACTCGATCTCGCCTACGACTTTCTCAACTTCGCCCTCTCGAACGAGGTGCAAGCCGAGCTCGCCGACCGACACCTCCAGATTCCCGCGGTCGGCGACGCGTTCGTCGACCTCGACGAGGCGTTCGAGGAGCGCACGGAGACGCCGATCGAGACGGTATCCATCGGATACGATCGGCTGCGCGCCGACCTCGACGACTGGCTCGACGACTGGAGCGGTGCGATCGACGTCGAATAG
- a CDS encoding DUF5518 domain-containing protein, with amino-acid sequence MASGRTIINAIIGAVVGIVLSFIPFSTLIGGAVAGFLEGPNKRDGALVGALAGAITFVPIAAIAILALGVIGFGMGVAAAPIEGFAFVVLVILALVLFTFLYTVVLSLLGGYLGAYLAREYPAQHAKTRETIGMRKRKPAPDARSRSEPRERADSERDGPALPNERNLEERSEPERSDPLRWHEEQEGDERNE; translated from the coding sequence ATGGCCAGTGGCCGAACGATCATCAACGCGATCATCGGCGCCGTCGTCGGTATCGTCCTCTCGTTCATCCCGTTCTCGACGCTCATCGGCGGCGCCGTCGCGGGCTTTCTCGAGGGGCCGAACAAGCGCGACGGGGCGCTCGTCGGCGCCCTCGCCGGCGCGATCACGTTCGTCCCGATCGCCGCCATCGCGATCCTCGCGCTCGGCGTCATCGGGTTCGGGATGGGCGTCGCCGCCGCCCCGATCGAGGGATTCGCGTTCGTCGTGCTCGTGATCCTCGCGCTCGTGCTGTTCACGTTCCTCTACACCGTCGTCCTGTCGTTGCTCGGCGGCTACCTCGGCGCCTACCTCGCGCGCGAGTATCCGGCCCAGCACGCGAAGACGCGGGAGACGATCGGAATGCGAAAGCGGAAGCCGGCTCCCGACGCCCGATCGCGATCGGAACCGCGGGAACGGGCCGACTCCGAGCGCGACGGGCCGGCGCTGCCGAACGAACGGAATCTCGAGGAACGGTCCGAACCGGAGCGATCGGATCCGCTGCGCTGGCACGAGGAACAGGAGGGCGACGAACGAAACGAATAG